Proteins encoded together in one Alteribacter keqinensis window:
- a CDS encoding ABC transporter permease, which translates to MMKRILVGARGKSFGLIVPLIAIAFGFLAGGLIMLVSGNNPILGYAALFQGVFGDMYYFGETLRMMTPLILSGLAVAFAFRTGLLNIGVEGQLIVGWLAAVVVGIYVDGPMAFVLAIAAGAVAGGLWGFVPGFLKARYEVHEVIVTIMMNYIALHVSNHFIRNYLLASGQRTEFVNQSASISSPFLESLTDFSRLHWGFAIAIGACVVMWFILWKTNKGYELRAVGYNKNASSYAGMNVKTNIVLSMVISGGFAGVGGAMEGLGTYGYAQILSGFTNLGFDGIAVALLGASTSVGIFLAAFLFGGLKIGASNMQSAAGVAPELVEIVIALIIFFVASSYLIRWILGRLQQNKEEK; encoded by the coding sequence GTGAGTGGTAATAATCCGATTCTCGGATACGCGGCTCTCTTTCAGGGCGTGTTCGGGGATATGTATTACTTCGGTGAAACACTCCGGATGATGACGCCGCTCATATTGTCCGGACTCGCCGTGGCTTTTGCCTTCCGTACCGGTTTGTTGAACATCGGTGTTGAAGGACAGCTCATCGTCGGGTGGCTGGCGGCGGTTGTAGTAGGGATTTACGTTGACGGACCGATGGCTTTTGTACTTGCTATTGCAGCTGGTGCTGTAGCCGGGGGGCTTTGGGGATTTGTCCCGGGTTTTTTGAAAGCCAGATATGAGGTTCACGAAGTTATCGTCACGATTATGATGAACTACATTGCCCTTCATGTGAGCAATCATTTTATCCGTAATTATTTACTTGCAAGCGGGCAACGTACGGAGTTTGTAAACCAGTCAGCGTCCATATCCTCCCCGTTTCTTGAGAGTCTGACGGACTTCTCGAGACTTCACTGGGGATTTGCCATAGCAATTGGAGCCTGTGTTGTCATGTGGTTTATCCTTTGGAAAACAAACAAAGGATATGAGCTTCGTGCGGTAGGTTACAACAAAAATGCCTCTTCATACGCAGGTATGAATGTTAAAACAAACATTGTTCTTTCCATGGTCATCTCAGGCGGGTTTGCCGGTGTCGGTGGAGCGATGGAAGGGCTTGGAACGTATGGTTACGCTCAGATTCTCTCAGGATTTACGAATCTCGGATTTGACGGAATCGCTGTTGCACTTCTTGGTGCAAGCACATCTGTCGGGATCTTCCTTGCTGCATTTTTGTTCGGGGGACTGAAAATTGGTGCCTCAAACATGCAGTCAGCTGCAGGAGTTGCTCCCGAGCTTGTTGAGATTGTTATCGCCCTGATTATTTTCTTTGTAGCCTCCAGCTACTTAATTCGCTGGATTCTTGGCCGTCTTCAGCAAAATAAGGAGGAGAAATAA
- a CDS encoding ABC transporter permease, translating into MDILQILYTIIPAALIAATPLIFTALGGLFSERSGVVNIGLEGLMVIGAFSGILATLWFESMGLGYASPWIALLVAMLCGALFSLFHAVASITLRADQIVSGVALNFLAVGLAVFTVREIFDRGQTDYISARIFRTNVPFLSDIPIIGPMFFSRVYATTYIAIILAVVVWYVVFKTPFGLRLRSVGEHPMAADTMGIKVNRMRYIAVMLSGAFAGVGGAVFAITTSANFAGNTIVGQGFMALAALIFGKWHPFGALGAAIFFGLAQALSLTGQQIPALSQVPQVYLLIAPYVLTILALAGFVGKAHPPNAIGKPYEKGSR; encoded by the coding sequence ATGGATATCCTTCAGATTTTATATACGATAATTCCAGCGGCTTTAATTGCGGCCACTCCTCTGATTTTTACTGCTCTCGGCGGCTTGTTCAGTGAACGGTCCGGTGTTGTAAACATCGGTCTTGAAGGTCTGATGGTCATTGGAGCTTTCAGTGGTATTCTTGCAACACTCTGGTTTGAGTCTATGGGGCTTGGTTATGCATCACCGTGGATTGCTCTCCTCGTTGCTATGCTGTGCGGCGCCCTGTTTTCTCTTTTCCATGCCGTTGCATCCATCACCCTCCGTGCGGACCAGATTGTAAGTGGTGTTGCCCTTAACTTTCTGGCTGTAGGTCTTGCTGTTTTCACCGTCCGTGAAATCTTTGACCGTGGTCAGACAGATTACATCAGTGCCCGTATCTTCCGGACGAATGTACCGTTTTTAAGCGACATTCCGATTATCGGACCTATGTTTTTCAGCCGTGTTTATGCAACAACGTATATTGCCATTATCCTGGCTGTTGTTGTATGGTATGTGGTGTTCAAAACACCGTTTGGTCTTCGTCTTCGCTCGGTCGGGGAACACCCGATGGCAGCCGACACAATGGGGATTAAGGTAAACCGCATGCGTTACATCGCCGTGATGCTCAGTGGAGCCTTTGCAGGTGTCGGAGGAGCTGTATTTGCCATTACGACATCGGCTAACTTCGCCGGGAATACGATCGTAGGTCAGGGTTTCATGGCACTGGCAGCGTTGATCTTCGGTAAGTGGCATCCTTTTGGTGCTCTTGGAGCTGCTATTTTCTTCGGGCTTGCCCAGGCGTTAAGCCTGACCGGCCAGCAGATTCCTGCACTTTCACAGGTGCCTCAGGTGTATCTGCTGATTGCACCGTACGTGTTAACCATTCTGGCGCTGGCAGGCTTTGTTGGAAAAGCTCATCCGCCAAATGCGATTGGTAAACCTTATGAAAAGGGAAGCCGCTAA
- a CDS encoding chemotaxis protein CheX, with product MKVNHVNAVCRAAKGILSSHFGLDVEYKTPVAGANAIPSNDVSVVLGVNGEVNGQIVCAINEQTAKNIVGMMMGGMTIEKLDDMYWSAIQEFGNWVAGSTATELSKENCLIDVTPPMVNDGQSNYRSSEQFITVPLASSLGLIDIHISLYQKAS from the coding sequence ATGAAAGTTAATCATGTGAATGCCGTATGCAGGGCAGCAAAAGGAATTTTATCAAGCCATTTTGGACTGGACGTTGAATATAAAACCCCCGTGGCGGGGGCAAATGCGATTCCGTCTAATGACGTATCCGTTGTCCTTGGTGTGAATGGTGAAGTGAACGGCCAGATTGTCTGTGCAATAAATGAACAAACAGCTAAAAATATCGTCGGTATGATGATGGGCGGCATGACAATCGAAAAACTGGATGATATGTACTGGAGTGCAATCCAGGAGTTTGGAAACTGGGTGGCAGGATCGACAGCTACAGAGTTATCAAAGGAAAACTGTCTTATTGATGTAACACCGCCAATGGTAAACGACGGACAGTCGAATTACCGATCCTCGGAACAGTTTATTACTGTTCCTCTTGCAAGCTCACTAGGACTGATCGACATCCATATTTCCCTGTACCAAAAAGCCAGCTGA
- a CDS encoding bifunctional GNAT family N-acetyltransferase/carbon-nitrogen hydrolase family protein gives MSTLDMSKFEKKIIIRNIKAKDIDKIIQLSKTCFPNMEAWKREQLRSHIELFPEGQFCVEYDGQIIGSCSSLIINFDEYDDQHTWDEITDEGYITNHDPEGYNLYGIEIMVDPNFRRMKIGRRLYEARKDLARKLNLKSIIIGGRIPNYNKHSDDMSPREYVEEVIHHNVYDPVLTFQVMNGFSLKRVNRNYLKDDKASMKYATLMEWNNVDYQPTTKRHFKTAFPVRICVIQYMMKKINSFEEFAQQCEYYADVGASYSSDFVVFPEIFTTQLLSFIDEKSPSRAIRRLTEFTEDYIQVFTDLAVKYNVNIIGGSHFVEEDGDIYNIAYLFRRDGTIEKQYKIHITPNERKFWGIRGGDKIEVFDTDCGKIAIQICYDIEFPELGRIATEKGANIIFTPFCTDERQGYLRVRYCAQARAVENQVYTVISGTVGNLTHVENMDIQYAQSGIFTPSDFGFARDGIVGECHPNIETVVVGDVDTELIRRSRKSGNVTQWKDRRKDLYEIKSDC, from the coding sequence ATGTCAACTTTGGATATGTCGAAGTTTGAGAAGAAAATCATTATCAGAAACATTAAAGCGAAAGACATAGATAAAATCATTCAGCTGTCGAAAACGTGTTTCCCAAATATGGAAGCGTGGAAGCGTGAGCAGCTGAGAAGCCACATTGAACTTTTCCCGGAGGGGCAGTTTTGTGTGGAGTACGACGGTCAGATTATCGGCTCCTGCTCGAGCCTCATCATTAACTTTGATGAGTACGACGATCAGCACACGTGGGATGAGATCACAGACGAAGGATACATCACAAACCACGACCCGGAAGGCTACAACCTTTACGGAATCGAAATTATGGTTGACCCGAACTTCCGCCGCATGAAAATCGGACGCAGACTTTACGAGGCTCGTAAGGATCTGGCCCGAAAACTGAACCTGAAAAGTATCATCATCGGAGGGAGGATTCCAAACTACAACAAACACTCAGACGATATGTCTCCTAGAGAATACGTAGAAGAAGTGATTCACCACAACGTATACGATCCGGTACTTACTTTTCAGGTAATGAACGGTTTCAGCCTGAAGCGGGTAAACCGCAATTACCTGAAAGACGACAAGGCTTCCATGAAGTACGCCACTTTGATGGAGTGGAACAACGTCGACTACCAGCCGACGACGAAACGCCACTTTAAAACGGCGTTCCCGGTCAGGATCTGTGTCATACAGTACATGATGAAAAAGATCAATTCGTTCGAGGAGTTCGCCCAGCAGTGTGAGTATTACGCTGATGTAGGGGCGAGCTACAGTTCCGACTTTGTTGTATTTCCGGAGATTTTCACCACCCAGCTTCTTTCATTCATCGATGAGAAGAGCCCGAGCCGCGCAATCAGACGCCTGACAGAGTTTACAGAAGACTACATCCAGGTGTTCACTGATCTTGCTGTAAAATACAACGTAAACATCATCGGAGGCTCCCACTTTGTTGAAGAAGACGGGGACATCTACAACATTGCCTATCTGTTCAGACGTGACGGAACGATTGAAAAGCAGTACAAAATCCACATCACACCAAACGAACGTAAATTCTGGGGAATCCGCGGTGGTGACAAAATTGAAGTGTTTGACACAGACTGCGGGAAGATCGCCATTCAAATCTGTTATGACATCGAGTTCCCGGAGCTTGGCCGTATCGCAACAGAAAAAGGAGCAAACATCATCTTTACCCCGTTCTGTACAGACGAGCGTCAGGGGTATCTACGAGTAAGGTACTGTGCCCAGGCCCGTGCGGTTGAAAACCAGGTATATACGGTTATCAGTGGTACTGTCGGTAACCTGACTCACGTAGAGAACATGGACATTCAGTATGCTCAGTCCGGCATCTTCACACCGTCTGATTTCGGCTTCGCCCGGGACGGTATCGTCGGGGAGTGTCACCCGAATATTGAGACCGTCGTTGTAGGAGACGTGGACACAGAGCTGATCCGGCGGTCCCGTAAATCAGGAAACGTGACTCAGTGGAAAGACCGCAGAAAAGATTTATACGAAATCAAATCAGACTGCTGA